Proteins found in one Paenibacillus borealis genomic segment:
- a CDS encoding tyrosine-protein phosphatase, translated as MIDIHSHILPFMDDGAADVDAALAMAQDAHNDGITTVVATPHHANGVYMNPAPDIEAAVRLLNEKLQEAGNPLQVLPGQEIRIYGDLLDDLEKGQLLTLAGSRYILLEMPSSRVPRNMEEVCHELIIQGYVPVIAHPERNAEVAENPTKLERLTELGALGQLTAQSLAGTFGSKLQKVSLDLCRRGTIQVIASDAHDSSNRPFGLSEAYEVVKKQLGNETFDFFLHNSRRIVANEEIIRVNPVQSGSKLHRLFGFFSRKG; from the coding sequence ATGATAGATATCCATAGCCACATTCTACCCTTCATGGATGACGGAGCCGCTGATGTTGACGCCGCTCTCGCCATGGCGCAAGACGCCCATAACGATGGTATTACAACTGTAGTTGCCACCCCGCACCATGCGAACGGAGTTTATATGAATCCGGCTCCAGATATAGAAGCAGCTGTGCGGCTGCTGAATGAGAAGCTCCAAGAAGCGGGCAATCCCCTTCAGGTGCTGCCGGGCCAGGAGATTCGTATCTACGGCGATCTGCTGGATGATCTGGAGAAGGGACAGCTGCTGACGCTTGCAGGCTCCAGGTACATTCTGCTGGAGATGCCCTCCTCGCGGGTGCCCCGCAACATGGAGGAGGTCTGTCATGAATTGATCATTCAGGGCTATGTTCCGGTAATCGCCCATCCGGAGCGTAATGCCGAGGTCGCCGAGAATCCGACCAAGCTGGAGCGGCTAACCGAACTGGGAGCACTTGGACAGCTGACGGCCCAGAGTCTTGCCGGGACCTTCGGGAGTAAGCTGCAGAAGGTGTCACTAGACTTGTGCCGGCGGGGGACTATACAGGTGATTGCATCAGATGCACATGATTCTAGTAATCGTCCGTTCGGTTTAAGCGAGGCTTACGAGGTTGTGAAGAAACAATTGGGAAATGAGACATTCGACTTTTTTCTACACAATTCGCGCAGAATTGTTGCTAATGAGGAGATCATTCGAGTTAATCCTGTTCAATCTGGCAGCAAACTTCATAGATTGTTCGGATTTTTTTCTCGTAAAGGGTGA